A single region of the Musa acuminata AAA Group cultivar baxijiao chromosome BXJ1-11, Cavendish_Baxijiao_AAA, whole genome shotgun sequence genome encodes:
- the LOC103972127 gene encoding G2/mitotic-specific cyclin-2 codes for MERVDENSWGTMKPATFRDMGDRRALRDIRNLVGAPPYACAVKKTGLTDNGSSDDKNPTFVARLPVTRNFAATVASKSQPDQQGSSAQHDRFGNESHCKPPAPSMSISSCPDSSTAVDVDDYSLSNDIASPMVEEKEEMNNSNLREVEMEDLVIETIPDIDGCDLDNPLAVVEYVEDIYTFYRKTEVTSCVRPDYMPHQFDINEKMRAILIDWLIEVHYKFELMDETLFLTANIIDRFLASQTVVRKKLQLVGVTAMFLACKYEEVSVPMVEDLILICDRAYTKEELLEMERLIINTLQFNMSVATPYVFMRRFLKAADSDKKLELLSFFIIELCLVEYKMLEFRPSLLAAAAIYTAQCSLRGFRYWTKTCELHTTYSEDQLLECSRLMVDFHQKAGVGKLTGVHRKYSTFKYGCAAKAEPAHFLLNARL; via the exons ATGGAAAGAGTCGATGAGAACAGCTGGGGCACGATGAAACCAGCGACTTTCCGAG ATATGGGCGATCGAAGAGCATTGAGGGATATTAGGAATTTGGTGGGAGCGCCGCCATATGCTTGCGCCGTCAAAAAGACGGGATTGACAGA CAATGGTAGTTCAGATGACAAGAATCCAACGTTCGTAGCTCGACTGCCGGTGACGAG AAACTTTGCAGCTACCGTCGCCAGCAAATCACAGCCCGATCAGCAG GGATCCAGCGCACAGCATGATCGATTTGGGAATGAGAGCCATTGCAAGCCGCCGGCACCATCGATGTCGATTTCAAGTTGTCCGGATAGTTCTACTGCAGTCGATGTGGATGATTATAGTTTGAGTAATGACATAGCGTCGCCCATggtagaagagaaggaagaaatg AACAACTCTAATCTCAGGGAAGTTGAAATGGAGGATCTTGTCATCGAGACCATTCCGGATATTGATGGCTGTGATTTGGATAACCCACTTGCAGTCGTGGAATATGTAGAAGATATATACACATTCTATAGAAAAACTGAG GTTACAAGTTGCGTAAGGCCTGATTACATGCCCCACCAATTTGACATCAACGAAAAAATGAGAGCTATTCTCATTGACTGGCTTATAGAG GTGCACTACAAATTCGAGTTGATGGATGAGACTCTTTTTCTAACTGCAAACATCATAGATAGATTCTTGGCAAGCCAAACGGTGGTGAGGAAGAAGCTTCAGTTGGTTGGAGTTACAGCCATGTTTCTTGCTTGCAAGTACGAGGAAGTATCTGTTCCCATGGTAGAGGATCTAATCCTCATTTGTGACCGAGCATACACCAAGGAAGAACTTCTTGAAATG GAAAGGCTAATCATCAACACTTTGCAATTTAACATGTCTGTGGCAACTCCTTATGTTTTCATGAGAAGGTTTCTCAAGGCAGCTGATTCTGATAAAAAG CTAGAGCTTCTTTCATTTTTCATCATTGAGCTTTGTCTGGTCGAGTACAAAATGCTGGAGTTCCGCCCTTCTTTGCTGGCTGCTGCTGCGATCTATACCGCCCAATGTTCGCTCAGAGGGTTCAGATACTGGACGAAAACTTGCGAGTTGCACACTACCTACTCAGAGGACCAGCTCCT TGAGTGCTCGAGGTTGATGGTGGATTTCCACCAGAAGGCTGGAGTTGGGAAGCTGACAGGGGTACATAGAAAATACAGCACTTTCAAATATGGCTGCGCGGCAAAAGCAGAACCAGCACACTTTTTGTTGAACGCTAGGCTCTAG
- the LOC103972129 gene encoding serine/threonine-protein kinase BSK1 yields MGSCCSSLLPEKHHPGAGLAAAVEQNNHLHLNHHQQQQQRRSFSVGMGESGGSGGGGEVPAFAEFSLAELKAATNGFDAGNIVSESGDKAPNLVYKGRLKNRRWIAVKKFSRTAWPDPKQFAEEAWGVGKLRHRRLANLIGYCCEGDERLLVAEYMPNDTLAKHLFHWENQTIEWAMRLRVAFYIAEALEYCSNEGRPLYHDLNAYRVLFDEDGDPRLSCFGLMKNSRDGKSYSTNLAYTPPEYLRNGRVTPESVIFSFGTVLLDLLSGKRIPPTHALDMIRGKNSLVLMDSHLEGNFSTEEATTLVDLASQCLQYEPRDRPNTKKLVATLASLQIKLEEPSYVMLGIQKPEEAPATPPHPLSPMGEACSRMDLTAIHQILVMTHYRDDEGTNELSFQEWTQQMRDILDARKRGDFAFRDKDFKTAIECYSQFLDVGTMVSPTIYARRSLCHLMCDQPDAALRDAMQAQCVYPDWPTAFYMQAVALAKLDMQSDAADMLHEATMLEEKRQKGGKGP; encoded by the exons ATGGGGTCTTGTTGCTCGTCCCTGCTGCCGGAGAAGCACCACCCCGGGGCAGGgctggcggcggcggtggagcagAACAATCACCTCCATTTGAaccaccaccagcagcagcaacagcggcgGTCCTTCTCGGTTGGGATGGGGGAAAGCGGTGGCAGCGGGGGAGGTGGGGAGGTACCGGCCTTCGCCGAGTTCTCGCTGGCCGAGCTCAAGGCGGCGACGAACGGGTTCGACGCCGGGAATATCGTCTCCGAGAGCGGTGACAAGGCTCCCAACCTCGTCTACAAGGGCCGACTGAAGAACCGCCGGTGGATCGCCGTCAAGAAGTTCTCCCGGACGGCCTGGCCTGATCCCAAGCAGTTCGCT GAGGAGGCTTGGGGCGTCGGTAAATTGAGGCACCGGAGGCTGGCAAATTTGATCGGGTACTGCTGCGAAGGCGACGAGAGGCTTCTTGTTGCTGAGTATATGCCCAATGACACCCTTGCCAAACATCTTTTCCACT GGGAAAATCAGACAATCGAATGGGCTATGCGTCTCAGGGTTGCATTCTATATCGCggaagctttggaatattgtagtaACGAGGGACGCCCATTGTATCATGATCTCAACGCATATAGAGTCCTTTTTGATGAG GATGGtgatccacgtctttcttgttttggtCTAATGAAAAACAGTCGGGATGGAAAAAGTTATAGCACAAACCTAGCTTATACACCACCAGAGTATTTGAGAAATG GGAGGGTGACACCAGAAAGTGTGATATTTAGCTTTGGTACTGTCCTCTTGGATCTTCTCAGTGGAAAGCGCATTCCCCCAACTCAT GCTCTTGACATGATAAGAGGGAAAAATAGTTTGGTATTGATGGATTCACACCTGGAGGGGAATTTCTCTACAGAAGAGGCAACTACACTAGTTGACCTTGCTTCTCAGTGCTTGCAATATGAACCTAGGGATCGGCCCAACACAAAGAAGCTGGTTGCTACtcttgcatcattgcaaatcaaatTAGAG GAGCCGTCTTATGTTATGCTGGGAATACAAAAGCCTGAGGAAGCACCTGCCACACCACCGCACCCACTTTCCCCTATGGGAGAAGCTTGCTCCAGAATGGAcctcactgccatccatcagattTTAGTAATGACACACTACAGAGATGATGAAGGAACCAATGAG TTATCATTCCAAGAGTGGACGCAACAGATGAGGGATATACTGGATGCCAGAAAGAGGGGCGACTTTGCCTTTCGTGATAAAGATTTTAAGACGGCTATTGAGTGTTACTCTCAG TTCTTAGATGTTGGAACTATGGTCTCACCTACGATATATGCAAGACGAAGCCTGTGTCATCTCATGTGCGATCAACCTGATGCTGCACTGAGGGATGCAATGCAAGCACAATGTGTCTATCCAGATTGGCCGACAGCATTCTACATGCAAGCAGTTGCTCTGGCCAAGCTAGACATGCAGAGCGACGCCGCTGACATGCTGCATGAAGCCACGATGCTTGAAGAGAAGAGGCAAAAAGGTGGGAAAGGTCCCTAA
- the LOC135597634 gene encoding protein ALTERED PHOSPHATE STARVATION RESPONSE 1-like, with amino-acid sequence MGCSSSKVEQQKAVAVCRGRVDLLAAAIRHRYALAAAHAAYSDSLLSVSVALHRVLHLQPSTSSSPVLPLPTHRKSEPSPPPQLVSSARHSSAGSHIHFLPSDSDDDDDDSPFHSGDSSPIHHLDHYGTVPRGPGFGNIYYARKQPPPPSVALGQPPQSYENVQVGYFEPYAASTSHGYPYSYFPGNYGSMGGFFGPSSPPQAMQPPTWTTASALRGSSSSRPPPPPPPPPSTSTWDFLNPFETYENYHHRYTPTWSSREVREEEGIPDLEEEDHDIAKVSYGHQKFASFSSAATGEHSSSMGASTRRTDGTSSVRGSYFYQSRSSAAGRNSSYEPEVVDKNAVTHGVQRSQVQPQNVADPKKILDASDFADEIKTQFERASQCTRELSELLEVGKRHHQPKQSLFEVSARMITVMTPPSSSVSLGFEGDKEMSSKSLASTLQKMYAWERKLYHEVRAEEKMRLLLRRSHKELRRMIERGAEAHKINSTRSLIDKLSTKIRIAIQVVDSISKKINRLRDEELWPRMTELVLGLVRMWNTMLECHQMQHRALSEVKKLDSVISVGKISSSHADEIMQLELEILKWTSNFAAWINAQRNYVKALNGWLVLCLRYEPQETADGVPPYSPRRIGAPPVFIICNCWSQAMDMTSERNVLESVQAFATAVRRLWEQQNIDHHERMIAIRDMDRWLKTLEKNIKDIHKEVDSLNKKLALVPGQIGVRIYQPVFEGHTAEITGTQLGLEKIFEAMQDFTASSVKAYDKLLEHCEEQRMSG; translated from the exons ATGGGTTGCTCGTCGTCGAAAGTGGAGCAGCAGAAGGCCGTGGCCGTCTGCCGCGGCCGGGTCGACCTCCTCGCCGCCGCCATCCGCCACCGGTACGCCCTCGCTGCAGCCCACGCCGCCTACTCCGACTCCCTCCTCTCCGTCTCCGTCGCCCTCCATCGTGTCCTCCACCTCCAAccgtccacctcctcctcccctgTCCTTCCCCTCCCTACCCACCGCAAGTCCGAGCCTTCCCCTCCTCCTCAGCTCGTTTCCTCCGCTCGGCACTCCAGTGCCGGCTCCCACATCCATTTCCTTCCTTCAGACTccgacgacgatgacgacgatTCCCCGTTCCACAGCGGCGACTCTTCCCCTATCCACCACCTCGACCACTATGGAACAGTTCCCCGCGGCCCCGGTTTTGGCAACATCTACTACGCCCGCAAGCAGCCGCCGCCGCCTTCCGTCGCCCTCGGGCAGCCGCCACAGAGCTACGAGAACGTCCAAGTTGGCTACTTTGAGCCTTACGCCGCTTCAACTTCTCACGGCTATCCTTACTCCTATTTCCCTGGCAATTATGGTTCAATGGGTGGATTCTTTGGTCCGTCTTCGCCTCCGCAGGCAATGCAGCCGCCTACATGGACAACGGCATCGGCATTGAGAGGATCTTCCTCCTCGAggccgccacctcctcctcccccgcCCCCGAGTACGTCCACTTGGGACTTCTTGAACCCTTTCGAGACTTATGAGAACTATCACCATCGCTACACTCCTACCTGGAGCTCAAGAGAAGTGAGGGAGGAGGAAGGGATCCCGGACCTCGAAGAGGAGGATCACGACATAGCGAAGGTGAGTTATGGTCACCAAAAGTTTGCGTCTTTCTCCTCTGCAGCCACCGGAGAGCACTCCTCCTCTATGGGTGCGTCAACTAGAAGAACGGATGGAACTAGCAGCGTTCGAGGTTCATATTTCTACCAATCCCGGTCGTCGGCAGCCGGTAGGAATTCGAGTTATGAACCGGAGGTGGTCGATAAGAATGCGGTGACGCATGGGGTTCAAAGATCACAGGTTCAACCGCAGAATGTGGCAGATCCGAAGAAGATTTTGGATGCTTCTGATTTCGCTGATGAAATTAAGACCCAGTTCGAAAGGGCATCTCAGTGCACCAGAGAGCTCTCAGAATTGCTGGAGGTGGGGAAGCGCCACCATCAACCGAAACAGTCTCTGTTTGAAG TTTCGGCAAGGATGATCACCGTGATGACTCCTCCTTCAAGTTCTGTTTCTTTGGGTTTTGAAGGTGATAAGGAAATGAGTTCCAAGAGTCTTGCTTCGACATTACAGAAGATGTATGCTTGGGAGAGGAAGCTTTACCATGAAGTGAGG GCTGAGGAGAAAATGAGATTACTTCTTAGAAGGAGCCATAAGGAGCTGAGACGCATGATTGAAAGGGGTGCTGAGGCTCACAAGATCAATTCCACTAGAAGTTTGATTGATAAGTTATCTACAAAAATAAGAATTGCGATTCAGGTTGTTGACTCGATTTCAAAAAAGATAAATAGACTGAGAGATGAAGAACTGTGGCCGCGGATGACTGAACTTGTTCTAGG GTTGGTGAGGATGTGGAATACTATGCTCGAGTGCCATCAGATGCAGCATCGAGCACTATCGGAAGTTAAAAAACTCGATTCAGTCATCTCTGTTGGAAAAATTAGTAGTAGTCATGCTGATGAAATAATGCAGTTGGAATTGGAGATTCTCAAGTGGACTAGCAATTTTGCTGCTTGGATTAATGCTCAGAGAAACTATGTCAAAGCTTTGAATGGATGGCTTGTCCTTTGTCTTCGTTATGAACCTCAAGAAACAGCTGATGGGGTCCCGCCCTATTCTCCAAGGAGGATTGGTGCTCCGCCTGTTTTTATTATCTGCAATTGCTGGTCACAAGCCATGGACATGACTTCTGAGAGAAATGTGCTCGAGTCCGTGCAGGCTTTTGCTACTGCTGTGCGCCGTCTGTGGGAGCAGCAGAACATCGATCATCACGAACGGATGATAGCAATTAGAGACATGGACAGATGGCTTAAAACCCTGGAGAAGAATATAAAAGATATTCACAAGGAAGTGGATTCTCTGAACAAGAAATTGGCTCTAGTACCTGGCCAGATTGGTGTCCGCATTTATCAACCAGTTTTTGAAGGCCATACTGCGGAAATAACCGGCACACAGTTAGGCTTGGAAAAGATCTTTGAGGCCATGCAAGACTTCACGGCTAGCTCGGTGAAAGCTTATGACAAATTACTTGAGCATTGCGAGGAACAGAGGATGTCTGGATAG